A stretch of Mobula birostris isolate sMobBir1 chromosome 2, sMobBir1.hap1, whole genome shotgun sequence DNA encodes these proteins:
- the mchr2a gene encoding LOW QUALITY PROTEIN: melanin-concentrating hormone receptor 2 (The sequence of the model RefSeq protein was modified relative to this genomic sequence to represent the inferred CDS: substituted 2 bases at 2 genomic stop codons) — protein sequence MNGSQALHWAWNNGSEWINTLESILYDYQLINIFETILLPSFISILCSTGFFGNIFILFTIIRSARRTIPDIYICNLTVADLVHVIGMPFLIHRWARGGEWVLGSNACTIITSLDSCNQVASCAIMTAMSLDRYLALVHLFSLASFRTRSKTIKINVSLWAISLVLVLPSWMHAKVTXFQDGLESCASDLTSPQDILWYTLYHTLTSFFVPLPLILICYVLILCYTSDIYQENKRNGRYDVTIPRARLKQLTKMVLVLVGVLVVSSAPYHVLQLMNLKITQPTAMYFIIYYTSICLSYASSSLNPLLYMLLSGNFQQRLSRCTKIQIRVTXREIINIESTIKSNYSV from the exons ATGAATGGGTCCCAAGCACTGCACTGGGCTTggaataatggatctgaatgGATAAACACGTTGGAAAGCATTCTATATGATTACCAACTGATCAACATATTTGAAACCATTCTTCTTCCTTCATTCATTAGCATTCTCTGTTCAACAGGGTTCTTTGGAAATATTTTCATCTTATTTACAATCATCAG GTCTGCGAGGAGGACCATCCCAGATATTTATATTTGTAACCTGACAGTGGCGGATTTGGTCCATGTGATTGGAATGCCATTCCTCATCCATCGGTGGGCACGAGGGGGAGAGTGGGTGCTTGGCAGCAATGCCTGCACCATTATCACCTCACTGGACAGTTGCAACCAGGTTGCGTCTTGTGCAATTATGACAGCTATGAGCCTGGACAG GTACCTGGCTCTTGTTCATCTATTCAGTCTGGCAAGTTTCAGAACCAGGTCAAAAACCATTAAAATCAATGTGAGTCTTTGGGCAATTTCCCTCGTATTGGTTCTTCCATCCTGGATGCACGCAAAAGTCACTTAATTTCAGGACGGCCTGGAAAGCTGCGCTTCTGATCTGACTTCACCCCAGGACATACTTTG GTATACGTTGTATCACACCTTAACTTCTTTCTTCGTTCCTTTACCACTGATACTCATTTGCTACGTCTTGATTCTGTGTTACACGTCGGACATTTATCAGGAAAACAAGAGGAATGGAAG ATATGACGTAACTATACCCAGAGCACGGCTGAAGCAACTAACCAAAATGGTCCTGGTTCTGGTGGGCGTGCTTGTGGTGAGTTCAGCACCATACCATGTGTTGCAGCTGATGAATCTCAAAATCACTCAGCCGACCGCCATGTACTTCATCATCTATTATACCTCCATCTGCCTCAGCTATGCCAGCAGCAGCCTTAACCCACTTCTCTACATGCTGCTCAGTGGTAACTTCCAGCAGAGGCTGTCACGCTGCACCAAGATTCAAATAAGAGTAACTTAGCGTGAAATTATTAACATAGAAAGCACAATAAAGTCAAATTATTCAGTATAA